In Halomicrobium zhouii, the sequence CGTCGGCGTCGCAATTGGACTCCCACAGGAACGGCATCACCTGCATGGTGCTGTGGGTCGCCATCCGTTCGGCTTCGACGACGGCCTCGGGCCGGGCCGCTAGCGTGTCCTCGAGCGCGAACGCCGACGCCGGGACAGTGAACTCGCCGATGACGCTCATTGGCCGACGTAGGGTCCGGCGAGTGAAAAGACGCGTGCCCCGTCCCGACGCTATGCCCCGTCCCGACGGTATCCCGCAATTCGAGCGGGCCCGCCCGGAGCGCAGCCGTCCGAGTGACCGTGACGAGGACACGTCGCGGCGTTTATGCGGCTACGGGCCACAGTTTCGCACAATGAGCGACGCCGAGGACGAACAGTACTCGGACCGTGGGGAGGGCGAAAGCGAGTCGGTCCAGGAGCTACGCGACGCCGTCGACGAGAAGTACGACTTCGAGAACTTCGGGCCGGCGGAGATGGCGGAGATGTCCATCGACGAGTGGCAGGCGGCGTTCGACCCCGAGACGTGGATCACCGGCGCGGAACTCATCGACCGCGTCGAGGCGGACCTGAAGACGCGGGTCCGGAACCGCGAGGTGTTCGCGCGCGTCGAGCGCTACGAGGACCCGCCCCGGTTGCTGGCGTACTCGGAGAACTCGTACGCGATGATCTACCCCGACGGGAGCGTCGAGGGCGAGGGGACCGTCCTCCGTGACGTCAAGCCGACCGTGGCCCTGTGTTCGATGGAGTCCTACGACGCCCCCGAGATGCCGGACGGGCCCGTCCTCCCGCGCCCAGACGAGGTCCCCGAGGGTGGGAACGAACTCGGTAACAACATGCTTCAGGTCATCGCCGGCATCCAGATCCTCGCCGGCCTCGTCCTGCTGGGCGGCGGCGTGTTCTCGTTCGGCACGCGGGGCACGAATGCCCTGCTGCTGTTCATCGCCGGATTCGGCTTCCTCGCCATCGGCGTCGTCCTCTTCGTGGTCGTGGCCAACGCACGGCTCTCGGACACGTTCCGCGCCGAGGAGTTCCGCGACCGGCTCCGTGGCGTTGGACTCGAAGACGGGGAACGGCCCGAGTTCCTGCCGCCAGCGCCCGGGGAGGAGGCTGCGGGAGACGACGCCGGAGAGACCCGTTCCGAACGGTCGTGACGGTTCCTGCCGGCGGTATTCGGTGGGTTTATACAAACCGGGGACTGAAATTCGGACGTACATGAACAGGCGGGAATTTCTACTGAGTGCTGGGGGCGCCACCGGTGGCGCAGCGGCCCTCAGCGCCGCCGGCCCTGCTGCCGCCCAGGAGACCGAGACCGCCACCGGCACGCCGGGTAGTGGCGGGAACGAGACCGGCGGTGGCAACGAAACCAGCGGCGGAAACGAGACCAGCGCCGGCGATGGCGGTGGCAACGAAACCGGCGGTGGCGGTGGCGGAGGCGGCGGGAGTGCCGGACCGCCGGACTACGGCACCTGGTTCAGCAACGTCGACAACTACGGCGGCGAGACAGTCGACGCGACCGGCCAGAGCGAGGTCACCATCACCGTCGGTGCGGAGGGCAACGGCGGCGCGTTCGCGTTCGACCCGCCGGCCGTCCACGTCGACGCCGGCGCGACCATCCTCTTCGAGTGGACCGGCGAAGGCGGCGCGCACAACGCCGTCAGCAGCGATGGCACCATCGACTCGGGCGACCCGGTCGCCGAAGCCGGCGTCAACTACGAGGTCGCCATCGAGGAAGACGGCATCTACCAGTACGTCTGTGAACCTCACGAAGGCCAGGGGATGAAAGGCGCTGTCGTCGTCGGCTCCGATTACCCCACCGTCGACACGAGCGGGGGCGGGGGAACGCCCGTCAACCCCGAACACATGGGCGTCCCGTTCCAGGCGCACTTCGTCGGCATCTCGACGGTGCTCGCCATCCTGGCGTCGCTCGTGTTCACCTTCTTCACGCTCAAGTACGGTGAATCGGCCAACACCAAGGGAGGGAACGACTGATGTCTTCGAGCGGATCTACCTACGGCGACATCCACCGCTACGAACAGCCCCGGGAGAGCACGGCCGCCGCGCTCGCGATCGTCCTCCTGACGGTCGTCGAGGTCGTCTTCGTCGGGCTGTTCACCTACGGTATTATCGCCCAGTGGGCAGGGACGAACGCCCCGCTGGGGAACATGTTCCTCGGGGGCGTCCTCGCGGTCATCTTCATCGACCTGGCGTTCATCATGGTGCTCTACCGCAAGGAGTTCCTCCCCGACGTGATGATCGTCAAGAAACGCCGCCGCAAGTGGGAGGACCTCTACGTCCGTGAGGGTGACGTCGAGGGGACGCCCATCGCCGACGAAGACCCCTGGGAGAGCGTCAAACGTGCGGTCTACCCCTACTACAAGAAATAACAATGCCACTGGACGAAGACAAGTATCCGGCCGAATCGGGAC encodes:
- a CDS encoding DUF7319 domain-containing protein — translated: MSDAEDEQYSDRGEGESESVQELRDAVDEKYDFENFGPAEMAEMSIDEWQAAFDPETWITGAELIDRVEADLKTRVRNREVFARVERYEDPPRLLAYSENSYAMIYPDGSVEGEGTVLRDVKPTVALCSMESYDAPEMPDGPVLPRPDEVPEGGNELGNNMLQVIAGIQILAGLVLLGGGVFSFGTRGTNALLLFIAGFGFLAIGVVLFVVVANARLSDTFRAEEFRDRLRGVGLEDGERPEFLPPAPGEEAAGDDAGETRSERS
- a CDS encoding DUF7318 family protein; its protein translation is MSSSGSTYGDIHRYEQPRESTAAALAIVLLTVVEVVFVGLFTYGIIAQWAGTNAPLGNMFLGGVLAVIFIDLAFIMVLYRKEFLPDVMIVKKRRRKWEDLYVREGDVEGTPIADEDPWESVKRAVYPYYKK
- a CDS encoding halocyanin domain-containing protein, which produces MNRREFLLSAGGATGGAAALSAAGPAAAQETETATGTPGSGGNETGGGNETSGGNETSAGDGGGNETGGGGGGGGGSAGPPDYGTWFSNVDNYGGETVDATGQSEVTITVGAEGNGGAFAFDPPAVHVDAGATILFEWTGEGGAHNAVSSDGTIDSGDPVAEAGVNYEVAIEEDGIYQYVCEPHEGQGMKGAVVVGSDYPTVDTSGGGGTPVNPEHMGVPFQAHFVGISTVLAILASLVFTFFTLKYGESANTKGGND